The following proteins are encoded in a genomic region of Chryseobacterium cucumeris:
- the rpmG gene encoding 50S ribosomal protein L33 → MAKKGNRVQVILECTEHKESGMPGMSRYISTKNKKNTTERLELKKYNPVLKRSTIHKEIK, encoded by the coding sequence ATGGCAAAAAAAGGAAACAGAGTTCAAGTAATCCTTGAATGTACAGAGCACAAAGAAAGTGGTATGCCAGGAATGTCAAGATACATTTCTACAAAAAATAAAAAGAACACTACAGAAAGATTGGAATTGAAAAAATACAATCCTGTTCTTAAGAGATCTACCATTCACAAAGAAATTAAGTAA
- the sppA gene encoding signal peptide peptidase SppA, whose translation MRSFFKNVLANIVAIIILCALFFIFFIMMLVFSAMGNDKSVAVKKNSVLTINLKTSIIDSPTEEEMGLFGIGAQNKSILIYDALEAINKAKTDDNIKGISIEADDLSAGLTQIDDLRNAIEDFKKSGKFVYAYGNGVSQSAYYLGSVADQYYLHPAGMIELKGLSTEVTFFKDFADKYGIGIEVIRHGKFKSAVEPFLRNDISPENKEQLSTLLNDLWKNTSNKMAASRKIDTAQFRTITDSLYGMIPEQSLQYKLADKLIQKSEYEDLLKAKLNVKDKEKLNKISLTSYINSYADEDKSGEKIAVLYASGSINNGDEYNDIHSEKYVKYIKKLQEDDKVKAVVFRINSPGGSANASDEILFELQQLKKKKPLIVSFGDYAASGGYYVAMAADKIYSEPNTLTGSIGVFGVMPYYKDIAAKNGIRADIVSTNANSMYYSGLNGVTPYGVNMMTRSVEGTYKRFVHFVTQNRKKTFEQIDNVGGGRVWSGVRAKQIGLVDELGTLTDAVKFAAQKAGMKSYHVEAFPKRMTPFEQIFKDLNEEDVSARIIKNKIGKSNYEILQQITNKKLQSEVKMEMPYQIRINN comes from the coding sequence ATGAGAAGTTTCTTCAAAAATGTTTTGGCAAATATAGTCGCAATTATCATACTTTGCGCTCTATTTTTCATCTTTTTCATCATGATGCTTGTGTTCAGTGCAATGGGGAATGATAAGTCGGTGGCGGTGAAAAAGAACTCAGTTCTTACGATTAATTTAAAGACCAGTATCATCGATAGTCCTACCGAAGAAGAGATGGGATTATTCGGGATAGGCGCCCAAAATAAAAGTATTCTTATATATGATGCATTAGAGGCTATCAACAAAGCAAAAACTGATGATAATATTAAAGGAATCAGTATAGAAGCTGATGACTTGTCTGCAGGCCTTACACAGATTGATGATCTTAGAAATGCTATTGAGGATTTCAAGAAAAGCGGAAAGTTTGTATACGCTTATGGAAACGGAGTATCACAGTCTGCTTATTATTTAGGATCTGTTGCTGATCAATATTACCTGCATCCGGCAGGAATGATCGAATTAAAAGGTCTTTCTACTGAGGTTACTTTCTTCAAAGATTTTGCAGATAAGTACGGAATCGGAATCGAAGTAATCCGTCACGGTAAATTCAAGTCTGCGGTAGAACCCTTTTTAAGAAATGATATTTCTCCTGAAAATAAAGAACAGTTAAGTACTCTTTTGAATGATCTTTGGAAAAATACATCCAATAAAATGGCTGCTTCAAGAAAAATTGATACTGCTCAGTTCAGAACAATTACAGACAGCTTATACGGAATGATTCCTGAGCAGAGTTTACAGTATAAACTTGCGGATAAGCTGATCCAGAAATCCGAATATGAAGATCTTCTGAAAGCGAAGCTTAATGTAAAAGATAAAGAAAAGCTGAACAAGATTTCTTTGACAAGCTATATCAATTCTTATGCGGATGAAGATAAATCCGGTGAAAAGATCGCTGTACTTTATGCTTCGGGATCTATTAATAACGGAGATGAATACAATGATATTCATTCCGAGAAATATGTGAAGTACATCAAAAAACTTCAGGAGGATGATAAAGTGAAAGCGGTTGTGTTCAGAATCAACTCTCCGGGAGGAAGTGCCAATGCTTCAGATGAAATTTTATTTGAATTACAGCAGCTGAAAAAGAAAAAGCCACTGATCGTTTCTTTTGGAGACTATGCAGCATCAGGAGGATATTATGTAGCAATGGCTGCAGATAAAATTTATTCAGAGCCTAATACACTTACCGGTTCTATCGGAGTGTTCGGGGTGATGCCTTACTATAAAGATATTGCTGCTAAAAACGGGATTCGTGCGGATATTGTTTCTACCAATGCCAACTCTATGTATTATTCAGGATTAAACGGAGTGACGCCTTATGGAGTGAATATGATGACAAGAAGTGTAGAAGGTACTTACAAGAGATTTGTTCATTTTGTAACTCAAAACAGAAAGAAAACTTTTGAGCAGATTGACAATGTAGGAGGCGGTAGAGTATGGAGTGGTGTTCGTGCCAAGCAAATTGGATTGGTGGATGAATTGGGTACTTTAACTGATGCTGTGAAATTTGCCGCTCAGAAAGCAGGAATGAAATCTTACCACGTAGAGGCTTTCCCTAAGAGAATGACTCCGTTCGAGCAAATCTTTAAAGACCTGAATGAGGAAGATGTTTCGGCAAGAATTATTAAAAATAAGATAGGGAAGTCCAACTATGAGATTTTACAGCAGATTACAAACAAAAAACTACAGTCTGAGGTGAAAATGGAAATGCCTTATCAGATCAGAATCAACAACTAA
- a CDS encoding OmpA family protein, whose amino-acid sequence MKLSLAIVALALAIPSAAYAQDSTAVSNGKYPNTFSSGSANVTPFTNQSKRFNDWSVSVGAGVPLLQSADLTSIKNGNGKNLFGYSAYVSIDKAITHAFGINLQYDRGETRQGWFNTKNAAPDATAVGARTQYDAISILGDINFSNLLRRVDNHSPYRWALHGYAGIGTIAYRAYQKDGSNRQRLMTEIKPFELGSMFFQAGTGLKFKVNRRIDIEGRLMYVVTGDDEFDGGGDAYSAINKRSEQVSDNFFNATLGLSFKLGKHESHVMWHDPLQEIYYKLDVLANKNQDIEVCKKGDADNDGVCDDWDRQLDTPAGARVDGAGVALDTDLDGVIDLYDKCVTVPGPVENNGCPVVKDNKQTAVEVEKTLKDIYFNFNKATIRPESNEKLDLAASIIKENGGNYLLTGHTDIKGNAAYNLRLSKERAAAVVGALENRGINENVLKSRGVGSAEATIPASASDAERMADRKVTVRFIESSEWDSIKKKDYEDAPVKKTVKKAPAKKKKK is encoded by the coding sequence ATGAAATTAAGTTTAGCAATTGTTGCATTAGCTTTGGCAATTCCTTCTGCCGCTTATGCACAAGACTCAACAGCAGTTTCGAATGGAAAATATCCCAATACATTTTCCTCAGGATCTGCCAATGTTACACCATTTACCAACCAATCCAAGAGATTTAATGATTGGTCTGTTTCAGTAGGAGCAGGTGTTCCGCTTCTGCAGTCAGCAGATTTAACCTCTATCAAAAATGGTAATGGTAAAAACCTTTTTGGCTATTCAGCGTATGTAAGTATTGATAAAGCGATTACCCATGCTTTTGGGATCAATTTACAGTATGACAGAGGTGAAACCAGACAAGGATGGTTCAATACTAAAAATGCAGCACCGGATGCAACAGCAGTAGGAGCAAGAACTCAGTATGACGCGATCTCTATCTTAGGAGATATCAACTTCTCAAACCTGTTAAGAAGAGTTGACAACCATTCTCCTTACAGATGGGCACTTCACGGATATGCAGGTATCGGTACTATTGCATACAGAGCATATCAGAAAGACGGAAGCAACAGACAGAGATTGATGACAGAAATCAAACCTTTCGAATTAGGTTCTATGTTCTTTCAGGCTGGTACAGGTCTGAAGTTCAAAGTGAACAGAAGAATCGATATTGAAGGTAGATTAATGTATGTGGTAACCGGTGATGATGAATTTGACGGTGGAGGTGATGCTTACAGCGCTATCAACAAGCGTTCTGAGCAGGTTTCAGACAACTTCTTCAACGCTACTTTAGGTCTTTCTTTCAAACTAGGTAAGCACGAGTCTCACGTAATGTGGCATGACCCGCTTCAGGAAATCTATTATAAACTTGATGTACTGGCTAACAAAAACCAGGATATTGAAGTATGTAAAAAAGGAGATGCTGATAATGATGGTGTATGCGACGATTGGGACAGACAGCTTGATACTCCTGCAGGAGCAAGAGTAGATGGTGCCGGAGTTGCGCTTGACACTGACTTAGACGGTGTAATTGACCTTTACGATAAGTGTGTAACGGTTCCAGGACCTGTTGAAAACAACGGATGTCCAGTTGTTAAAGATAATAAGCAAACTGCTGTAGAAGTAGAGAAAACCCTTAAAGATATTTATTTCAACTTTAATAAAGCAACCATCAGACCTGAATCTAATGAGAAACTGGATCTGGCTGCTTCAATTATCAAAGAAAACGGAGGTAATTACCTGTTAACAGGACATACCGATATCAAAGGAAATGCAGCATACAACCTTAGATTGTCTAAAGAAAGAGCAGCAGCTGTAGTTGGAGCTCTGGAAAACAGAGGCATCAATGAAAATGTGCTGAAATCAAGAGGAGTAGGTTCTGCTGAAGCTACTATCCCTGCATCAGCTTCAGATGCTGAAAGAATGGCGGACAGAAAAGTTACTGTAAGATTTATAGAAAGTTCAGAATGGGATTCTATCAAAAAGAAAGACTATGAAGATGCTCCTGTAAAAAAAACAGTCAAAAAAGCTCCCGCTAAGAAAAAGAAGAAATAA
- the folK gene encoding 2-amino-4-hydroxy-6-hydroxymethyldihydropteridine diphosphokinase, giving the protein MSQHKVVLLLGSNLGEQKKNVELALKKISEAGNYISQTSEFLMSEPVEFASSNIFCNIAAIIFTHLSPIQLLDCIKNIEVEMGRINDSKVSGGYTDRIIDIDIIKYNELNFKSERLEIPHKKHLFERDFSRILLKDFI; this is encoded by the coding sequence ATGTCGCAGCATAAGGTCGTTTTGTTACTGGGAAGTAACTTAGGAGAGCAAAAAAAAAATGTAGAGCTTGCATTAAAAAAAATCAGTGAAGCCGGAAATTACATTTCACAAACCAGCGAATTTTTAATGTCTGAGCCTGTAGAGTTTGCCAGTTCCAATATTTTTTGTAATATTGCAGCAATAATATTCACACATCTTTCACCCATTCAACTGCTTGATTGTATTAAGAATATAGAAGTTGAGATGGGAAGAATTAATGATTCAAAAGTATCCGGAGGTTACACAGACAGGATAATAGATATTGATATCATTAAGTATAATGAGTTGAATTTTAAATCAGAAAGATTAGAAATCCCTCATAAAAAACATCTTTTTGAAAGGGATTTTTCCAGGATATTATTAAAAGATTTTATTTAA
- a CDS encoding OmpA family protein, producing MKLSLAIVALALAIPSATYAQDSTAVSKGEYPNTFSSGSANVSPFTNQSKRFNDWSISAGVGVPLLQSADLTSIKNGNGKNLFGYSAYVSIDKAITHAFGINLQYDRGETRQGWFNTKNSAPDATAVGARTQYDAISILGDINFSNLLRRVDNHSPYRWALHGYAGIGTIAYRAYQKDGSNRQRLMTEIKPFELGSMFMQAGTGLKFKVNRRIDIEGRLMYVVTGDDEFDGGGDKYSAINKRSEQVSDNFFNATLGLSVKLGKHESHLMWHDPLQEIYYKLDVLANKNQDIEVCKKGDADNDGVCDDWDRQLDTPAGARVDGAGVALDTDLDGVIDLYDKCVTVPGPVENNGCPVATTGPVVETETKLEGIEFDLNSDRILPSNTPILNNAVNYINSSNGSYNVIGATDTRGTDAYNQKLSERRANNVKNYLIKNGVQTGKLQAIGKGEKDLKYPECEPATKCPEWKNRANRRVYFEAK from the coding sequence ATGAAATTAAGTTTAGCAATTGTTGCATTAGCTTTGGCAATTCCTTCTGCCACGTATGCACAAGACTCAACGGCAGTTTCAAAAGGAGAATATCCTAATACATTTTCTTCGGGATCTGCTAATGTTTCCCCATTCACCAATCAATCTAAAAGATTTAACGATTGGTCTATTTCTGCCGGGGTGGGTGTTCCACTTCTTCAGTCTGCGGATTTAACCTCTATCAAAAATGGTAACGGTAAAAACCTTTTTGGATATTCAGCGTATGTAAGTATTGATAAAGCGATTACCCATGCTTTTGGGATCAATTTACAGTATGACAGAGGTGAAACCAGACAAGGATGGTTCAATACTAAAAATTCAGCACCGGATGCAACAGCAGTAGGAGCAAGAACTCAGTATGATGCGATCTCTATCTTAGGAGATATTAACTTCTCAAACCTGTTAAGAAGAGTTGACAACCATTCTCCTTACAGATGGGCACTTCACGGATATGCTGGTATCGGTACTATTGCGTACAGAGCATATCAGAAAGACGGAAGCAACAGACAGAGATTGATGACTGAAATCAAACCTTTCGAATTAGGTTCTATGTTTATGCAGGCTGGTACAGGTCTGAAGTTCAAAGTGAACAGAAGAATCGATATTGAAGGTAGATTAATGTATGTGGTAACCGGTGATGATGAATTTGATGGAGGAGGTGATAAATACAGCGCTATCAACAAGCGTTCAGAGCAGGTTTCAGACAACTTCTTCAATGCTACTTTAGGTCTTTCTGTTAAACTTGGAAAACATGAATCTCACTTAATGTGGCATGACCCGCTTCAGGAAATCTATTATAAACTTGATGTGCTGGCTAACAAAAACCAGGATATTGAAGTATGTAAAAAAGGAGATGCTGATAACGACGGGGTATGCGACGATTGGGACAGACAGCTTGATACTCCTGCAGGAGCAAGAGTGGATGGTGCCGGAGTTGCGCTTGACACTGACTTAGACGGTGTAATTGACCTTTACGATAAGTGTGTAACTGTTCCGGGACCTGTTGAAAACAACGGATGCCCTGTAGCAACAACAGGACCTGTAGTAGAAACAGAAACTAAATTGGAAGGAATTGAGTTTGATTTGAATTCTGACAGAATTTTACCTTCAAATACTCCAATTTTAAATAATGCAGTAAACTATATTAATTCTTCAAATGGTTCTTACAATGTAATCGGAGCTACAGATACAAGAGGTACTGATGCTTACAACCAGAAACTATCTGAAAGAAGAGCAAACAACGTTAAGAACTATCTGATCAAAAATGGTGTTCAGACAGGTAAACTACAGGCTATAGGAAAAGGTGAAAAAGACCTTAAATATCCTGAATGTGAACCGGCAACGAAGTGCCCTGAATGGAAAAACAGAGCCAACAGAAGAGTATACTTCGAAGCTAAATAA
- a CDS encoding MBL fold metallo-hydrolase, whose product MKQFFILFSAILFTAPSYHSQTLQNKRSSTEKVKIIILGNVQDAGSPQIGCRKECCVDLWKHPRPDRKVSSLGVIDKELQKNYIFDATPDFTQQLQFLMEHSADPKKAVPDGIFITHAHIGHYTGLMFLGKEGMNSKDVPVYSMPRLKKFFETSGPWSQLVRLSNIIPHEMQNETPIKVNSHLEVTPIQVPHRDEYSETVGFLIKGPHKKALFIPDIDKWNKWKYHITDLIKTVDYAFLDGTFYDSEEIGYRNIEDIPHPFVVESMELFKSLPPEYKKRIFFIHFNHTNKILNPDSRQSKQVIEKGFNIARLGDEFDL is encoded by the coding sequence ATGAAGCAATTCTTTATTTTATTTTCAGCCATACTATTCACCGCGCCTTCCTATCATTCTCAAACCCTTCAGAATAAAAGAAGCTCTACAGAGAAAGTAAAAATTATTATTTTGGGAAATGTACAGGATGCCGGCTCTCCTCAGATCGGATGCCGTAAAGAATGCTGTGTGGATCTCTGGAAACATCCCCGGCCCGACAGAAAAGTATCTTCTCTGGGAGTCATCGACAAAGAGCTGCAGAAAAATTATATCTTCGATGCCACCCCGGATTTCACTCAGCAGCTGCAATTCCTGATGGAGCATTCAGCCGATCCAAAAAAAGCCGTGCCTGATGGTATATTTATTACCCATGCCCATATCGGACATTATACAGGTCTTATGTTTTTAGGAAAAGAAGGTATGAATTCCAAGGATGTTCCCGTCTATAGCATGCCAAGGCTTAAAAAGTTCTTTGAAACCAGTGGGCCATGGTCCCAGCTGGTCCGTTTGAGTAATATTATTCCCCATGAGATGCAAAATGAAACACCAATAAAGGTGAACTCTCATTTAGAAGTCACTCCTATACAGGTTCCTCACCGTGATGAATATTCGGAAACAGTGGGTTTCCTTATTAAAGGACCTCATAAAAAAGCATTATTCATTCCGGATATAGATAAATGGAATAAGTGGAAATACCATATTACAGATCTCATAAAAACAGTAGATTATGCATTTCTGGATGGTACATTCTATGACTCGGAAGAAATAGGCTACAGAAATATTGAAGATATCCCGCACCCCTTTGTAGTGGAGAGTATGGAACTGTTTAAAAGCCTGCCGCCTGAATATAAAAAAAGAATTTTCTTTATCCATTTTAACCATACCAATAAAATTTTAAATCCTGATAGCAGACAGAGTAAACAGGTTATTGAAAAAGGTTTTAATATAGCACGCCTGGGAGACGAATTTGACTTATAA
- a CDS encoding RidA family protein produces MKKILVLACTATFLFSFSQKTMNLEYKSSPKVFSIKGLSQSVSIDCGNSRMILLSGQVPLDTEGNLVGNTIEEQTQQVFKNIENILKEYEGTGKDIIKLVIYTTDIKKTPDFRKVRDLYVNLQNPPVSSLVEVSRLFRDDVLIEVEATAVIKNK; encoded by the coding sequence ATGAAAAAGATACTTGTTCTGGCCTGCACAGCAACTTTTCTATTTTCATTCAGTCAGAAAACAATGAATTTAGAATATAAAAGTTCGCCGAAAGTTTTCAGCATAAAAGGATTATCTCAATCGGTAAGTATTGATTGCGGAAATTCCAGAATGATTTTGCTATCCGGACAGGTTCCTCTGGACACGGAAGGCAATCTTGTGGGAAATACGATTGAAGAGCAGACCCAGCAGGTTTTCAAAAATATTGAAAACATCCTGAAAGAATATGAAGGTACAGGAAAAGATATTATCAAACTGGTCATCTACACCACAGACATCAAAAAAACACCTGATTTCAGAAAAGTAAGGGATTTGTATGTCAATCTTCAGAATCCTCCCGTAAGCAGCCTTGTAGAAGTGAGCAGGCTTTTCAGAGATGATGTGTTGATAGAAGTAGAAGCCACAGCAGTGATTAAAAATAAATAA
- the ftsY gene encoding signal recognition particle-docking protein FtsY, whose product MSWFKNIFKKEEKETLDKGLEKSSQGFFEKMTKAVVGKSKVDDEVLDDLEEVLIASDVGASTTIKIIERIEERVARDKYVGVNELDKILREEISGLLLENPHAGTGNIDTSKKPYVIMVVGVNGVGKTTTIGKLAHQFKSEGKKVVLGAADTFRAAAVDQLVIWSERVGVPIIKQEMGSDPASVAFDTVQSAVAQNADVVIIDTAGRLHNKINLMNELSKIKRVMQKVIPDAPHEILLVLDGSTGQNAFEQAKQFTAATEVNALAVTKLDGTAKGGVVIGISDQFQIPVKYIGVGEKMQDLQLFNGTEFVDSFFKKR is encoded by the coding sequence ATGAGTTGGTTTAAAAATATTTTCAAAAAGGAAGAAAAGGAAACCTTAGATAAAGGATTGGAAAAATCCAGCCAGGGATTCTTTGAAAAAATGACGAAAGCCGTAGTCGGTAAAAGCAAAGTAGATGATGAAGTTCTGGATGATCTGGAGGAAGTACTGATTGCTTCCGATGTAGGTGCCTCTACCACTATCAAAATTATTGAAAGAATTGAAGAACGTGTTGCCAGAGATAAATATGTAGGCGTCAACGAACTTGACAAAATTCTCCGTGAAGAAATTTCGGGATTATTGCTTGAAAATCCACATGCCGGTACGGGAAATATAGACACTTCAAAAAAACCATATGTCATTATGGTAGTAGGAGTAAATGGAGTGGGAAAAACAACAACCATCGGAAAACTGGCTCATCAGTTCAAATCGGAAGGTAAAAAAGTAGTTCTTGGAGCGGCTGATACCTTTAGAGCGGCTGCCGTTGACCAGCTTGTTATCTGGAGCGAAAGAGTGGGTGTTCCCATTATAAAACAGGAAATGGGATCGGATCCTGCGTCTGTAGCTTTTGATACGGTACAAAGTGCTGTAGCTCAAAATGCAGATGTTGTCATCATCGATACTGCAGGAAGACTTCACAACAAGATCAACCTGATGAACGAGCTTTCCAAGATCAAAAGAGTGATGCAGAAAGTAATTCCTGATGCACCTCATGAAATTTTATTGGTGCTTGACGGCTCTACAGGGCAGAATGCTTTCGAACAGGCAAAACAATTTACAGCAGCAACGGAAGTAAACGCGTTGGCAGTAACAAAACTGGACGGAACAGCCAAAGGAGGTGTTGTTATCGGTATCTCCGATCAGTTCCAGATTCCGGTGAAGTATATCGGTGTAGGCGAAAAAATGCAGGATTTACAACTTTTTAATGGTACGGAATTTGTAGACTCATTCTTCAAGAAAAGATGA
- a CDS encoding DUF4295 domain-containing protein, which yields MAKKVVATLQSGQSKKMTKVVKMVKSSKSGAYVFEEKVMNADEVDGYLKK from the coding sequence ATGGCAAAGAAAGTAGTAGCAACCCTACAAAGCGGTCAGTCTAAGAAGATGACTAAAGTGGTGAAAATGGTTAAGTCTTCTAAATCAGGAGCTTACGTTTTCGAAGAAAAAGTAATGAATGCTGATGAAGTAGATGGTTATTTAAAAAAATAA
- a CDS encoding GlsB/YeaQ/YmgE family stress response membrane protein, which translates to MGIITWILFGLIAGAIAKMIMPGTQGGGWLITIILGILGAFVGGAIGVYVLHWGDVTSFWNPRSWILSIGGALIILWIYGMATKKS; encoded by the coding sequence ATGGGAATTATTACATGGATCTTATTCGGTCTTATTGCAGGTGCTATCGCTAAAATGATCATGCCTGGAACTCAGGGAGGAGGATGGCTTATCACTATCATCCTGGGAATTCTGGGAGCATTTGTAGGAGGAGCTATAGGAGTTTACGTTTTACACTGGGGTGATGTCACTTCATTCTGGAATCCGAGAAGCTGGATTCTCTCAATCGGAGGCGCTTTAATCATTCTCTGGATTTATGGAATGGCCACAAAGAAAAGCTGA
- the rpmB gene encoding 50S ribosomal protein L28, with product MSRICQITGKRAMVGNNVSHANNKTKRRFEINLLEKKFYLPEQDKHVTLKVSAHGLRVINKIGIEEAIERATRNGLIKKN from the coding sequence ATGTCAAGAATTTGCCAAATAACAGGAAAGCGTGCAATGGTTGGTAACAACGTTTCTCACGCTAATAACAAAACGAAGCGTCGTTTTGAAATTAACTTATTAGAGAAGAAATTTTACCTTCCGGAGCAAGATAAGCACGTTACACTGAAAGTATCAGCTCATGGATTGAGAGTGATTAACAAGATTGGAATCGAGGAAGCTATTGAAAGAGCTACTAGAAACGGATTGATTAAAAAGAATTAA
- a CDS encoding OmpA family protein codes for MKLGLLLLATSLPIAAFAQNSGTTVSSSTEYPNTFSSGSANVKPFDNKSRRFRDWSISVGGGPAFMVHSDLKSIRKDKTNWGYNAYVSVDKQITHAFGLSLMYMRGETKQTAQLPGAEGVKSGIATATTQFDNISLLGDINFSNLFRRVDNHSPYRWAFHGYMGIGLQGFRTSLHDNDEFRWSNSPRRTPLFIKQDIDINSIFYQGGVGIKYNVSKLIDVEARTMYIISGDDEFDGGGWADPNDYDPSTPGSKYNMLNSRRSDNAWTVSLGVSFKLGKHESHLAWHDPLQEAYYRTSVLENASTDLVVCEKGDADNDGVCDDWDRQLDTPAGARVDGAGVALDMDLDGVIDLYDKCVTVPGPVENNGCPIK; via the coding sequence ATGAAATTAGGTTTATTATTATTGGCTACGTCATTGCCAATTGCAGCTTTCGCACAGAACAGCGGCACAACAGTAAGCTCTTCCACAGAGTACCCTAATACATTCTCCTCAGGTTCCGCTAATGTAAAACCCTTTGACAATAAATCCAGACGTTTCAGAGACTGGTCTATTTCTGTTGGAGGAGGTCCTGCATTTATGGTACACTCCGATTTAAAATCTATCCGCAAGGATAAGACTAATTGGGGATACAATGCTTACGTAAGCGTGGACAAACAAATCACACATGCATTCGGGCTAAGCCTTATGTATATGAGAGGAGAAACAAAACAGACAGCCCAGCTTCCTGGTGCTGAAGGTGTAAAATCAGGAATAGCTACTGCAACAACACAGTTTGACAACATCTCTTTATTGGGGGATATCAACTTCTCGAACTTATTCAGAAGAGTAGACAACCACTCTCCATACAGATGGGCTTTCCACGGATATATGGGTATCGGTCTTCAGGGATTCAGAACATCACTGCATGATAATGACGAATTCAGATGGAGCAATTCTCCAAGAAGAACTCCTTTATTCATTAAACAGGACATTGATATCAACTCTATCTTCTATCAGGGAGGTGTGGGAATCAAGTACAATGTTTCAAAACTTATTGACGTTGAGGCAAGAACCATGTACATTATCAGTGGTGATGATGAATTCGATGGCGGCGGATGGGCAGATCCTAATGATTATGATCCTTCCACTCCAGGTTCAAAATATAACATGTTAAATTCCAGAAGATCTGATAACGCCTGGACAGTAAGTTTAGGAGTATCTTTCAAACTAGGAAAGCACGAATCTCATCTGGCATGGCATGATCCGCTTCAGGAAGCTTATTACAGAACCAGCGTTCTCGAAAATGCAAGTACTGACCTTGTTGTCTGCGAAAAAGGAGATGCAGACAATGACGGAGTATGCGATGACTGGGACAGACAGCTTGATACTCCTGCAGGAGCAAGAGTAGATGGAGCCGGAGTTGCTTTGGATATGGATCTTGATGGAGTTATTGACCTTTACGATAAGTGCGTAACTGTACCAGGACCTGTTGAAAATAACGGATGCCCGATTAAATAA